The Thermoplasma acidophilum DSM 1728 genome includes a window with the following:
- a CDS encoding homoserine kinase, with protein sequence MKVTASAPCSSANLGSGFDTLAIALDAFHDRVTISDHDGFKLTGEGIPLDPERNTAGLAAIALLDELGLERDIEIRIEKGVPKGLGLGSSGASAAAAVKALDAYFGLGLTQEEMIGYAMIGEIASSGSPHPDNVSASIIGGLVLVTHDDDLRASRINISGDYRFLVAIPDLFTENKTRAARQMLPRSIPLDSYSKALGRTASLIAGLMSGNRNLIRVGMNDDIVEPSRISLFPYYYDMKRMALANEAVAAAVSGAGPSILMVCDEMSDMDSIRAGISEIFSRYNITGRVIEARMSGGAFVEGSPVSD encoded by the coding sequence GTGAAAGTCACAGCATCGGCTCCATGTTCTTCTGCAAATCTCGGATCTGGATTCGATACGCTCGCCATTGCACTGGACGCGTTCCACGATAGAGTCACGATCAGCGATCATGATGGTTTTAAACTTACCGGCGAGGGCATTCCGCTTGATCCGGAAAGAAATACGGCCGGTCTCGCCGCGATAGCACTTCTTGACGAACTCGGTCTGGAACGGGACATTGAGATAAGGATAGAAAAGGGAGTGCCAAAGGGTCTAGGCCTTGGAAGCAGTGGCGCAAGTGCCGCAGCGGCCGTGAAAGCCTTAGATGCCTACTTCGGCCTCGGGCTGACCCAGGAGGAAATGATAGGCTATGCTATGATCGGTGAAATAGCATCATCCGGAAGTCCGCATCCGGACAACGTCTCAGCGTCCATCATCGGTGGGCTCGTCCTTGTGACGCATGATGATGACTTAAGGGCATCCAGGATAAATATATCTGGAGATTACAGGTTTCTAGTTGCCATACCTGATCTCTTTACGGAGAATAAAACCAGGGCAGCAAGACAGATGCTCCCAAGATCCATTCCGCTGGATAGCTATTCCAAGGCCTTAGGGCGTACAGCATCTCTTATAGCTGGCTTGATGTCAGGAAACAGAAATCTAATTAGGGTAGGCATGAACGACGACATTGTGGAGCCTTCTAGGATCTCGCTCTTTCCCTACTATTACGATATGAAGCGTATGGCGTTGGCAAATGAAGCTGTGGCCGCTGCTGTCAGCGGTGCCGGACCGTCCATTCTCATGGTGTGCGATGAAATGTCAGATATGGATTCGATAAGAGCAGGAATCAGTGAAATCTTTTCAAGATATAATATTACGGGGCGTGTAATAGAGGCAAGGATGTCTGGTGGTGCGTTTGTCGAAGGATCTCCAGTTTCCGATTAG